ACAGGTCATCAGGTAGAAGTACCAGAAGCTATTCTTCGGGCAGAAGTACTAGAAGCTACCAATCATCTGGTCGCTCTGCGCCCAGAAGCAGTGGATACCGCAGCTCTGGAAGAAGTTCACGGAGTTCAGGCAGCTACCGCAGTTCGTCTTCAGGAAGCAGAAGCAGTGGATACAGAAGCAGTTCAGGAAGAAGCTCAAGAAGCTCGGGCAGCTATCGAAGTTCGGGAAGTAGCCGCTCTTCTTCTGGAAGAAGCTCATCAAGTAGCCGCAGCAGCGGAAGGAGAAACCACTAACCTCCCCTGATAGAATCCTTTAAATAAAATTCAGAAAAATGAGAACAATCTTTGCTTTCATCATGGTATTGTCATGCAGTATGGCAACGGCACAGAACATTAATGACGTGGTACGCTACAGCACTGACAACACCCAGGGAACGGCCCGTTTCCAGGCTTTAGGAGGTGCTTTTGGCGCCCTTGGGGGCGACCTGTCATCGTTGAACGTTAACCCCGCTGGTTCGGCAGTGTTCAACTACAGCCAGTTCACCATTTCGGGTTCGAACTACAACCGTAACAACGAAGCTTTCTTCGGAAACCGTACCAGCGGTACCGAAATGAATTCATTGGAACTGAACCAAGTGGGTGGCGTATTTGTATTCAAATCATCCAACAGTCCATGGAAAAAGCTGTCATTGGCCTTCAACTACGACTTGGTTCAAAACTTCGACAACGAGTTCTTTGCCTCAGGAAGCACTGTACAAGGTATAGACAACTATTTTTTGAACTTTGCCCAAGGGCAGGCACTGGGGCCTTTGAGAGTGCAACAAGGTGAGCGAATCGATGATGCTTATCTCGATATCGGAAGTAGCCTTGGTTTTGGTGCCCAGCAGGCTTTTCTCGGTTTTCAATCAGGCATTATAGAACCCGATCAGGACGATGACGCCAACACGGCCTATTTTTCACTTGCCGACTACAATACCGTTGAACAGCGCTATTTTCAGAGTACTTCTGGTTACAACAGCAAGTTTACCGTAAACTTTGCCGGCCAGTACCAAGAAAACCTATACCTGGGCGCCTCTTTGAATTTTCACGCGGTCTTGTACGAGCGTTTGACCCAATTAGACGAGTCGGGCTACAATGCCCCTTCTGAGGTGCAATCGACCTTTTTTGATAATTTTTTAAGGACAGAGGGCGATGGG
This portion of the Flagellimonas lutaonensis genome encodes:
- a CDS encoding OmpP1/FadL family transporter, producing MRTIFAFIMVLSCSMATAQNINDVVRYSTDNTQGTARFQALGGAFGALGGDLSSLNVNPAGSAVFNYSQFTISGSNYNRNNEAFFGNRTSGTEMNSLELNQVGGVFVFKSSNSPWKKLSLAFNYDLVQNFDNEFFASGSTVQGIDNYFLNFAQGQALGPLRVQQGERIDDAYLDIGSSLGFGAQQAFLGFQSGIIEPDQDDDANTAYFSLADYNTVEQRYFQSTSGYNSKFTVNFAGQYQENLYLGASLNFHAVLYERLTQLDESGYNAPSEVQSTFFDNFLRTEGDGFSFSLGAIARLNENIRVGGSYQSPTWYRLTDDVAQRIGTDSPVANPNLSLIDFNLVNLFPEYRIKTPSKLTGSVAIIFGKEGLLSFDYGYQDMSEAELRPTNDPNFADENEFIANQLGVVNTYRIGGEYRIERVSLRGGYRFESGPYENSDLIGDLEGYSGGIGYDFGGSRLDLAVNRTERDTSEQFFDSGLNNAALVNRTNTNVTLSYTMKF